The Triticum aestivum cultivar Chinese Spring unplaced genomic scaffold, IWGSC CS RefSeq v2.1 scaffold193009, whole genome shotgun sequence sequence gctagggttgtagggatatgtatatgcagtaacccgaatgttgttcggagtcccggatgagatcccggacgtcacgaggagttccggaatggtccggaggtaaagatttatatatgggaagtcctgtttcgggcatctggacaagtttcggggttatcggtattgtaccgggaccaccggaagggtcccgggggtccaccgggtgggtccacctgtcccggggggccacatgggctgtaagggggtgcgccttggcctaatgggccaagggcaccagccccacataggcccatgcgcctagggttaagaggggcaagagtcctaggagggtaaggcacctcctaggtgccttgggggggagggaaacctccccttggccgccggccataggagattggatctcctaggctgcgcaccacccccccttggcacccctatatatagtgggggagaggagggacttcatacctgaacgccctggcctttggttgcctccttctccctccccaacacctcctcaacctccatagtgcttagcgaagctctgccggagtactgcagctccatcaacaccacgccgtcgtgctgctgctggtgccatctccctcaacctctcctccctcccttgctggatcaagaaggaggagacgtggctgttccgtacgtgtgttgaacgcggaggtgccgtccgttcgacgctagtcatcggtgatttggatcacgtcgtgttcgactacatcatccccgttctttgaacgcttccgctcgcgatctacaaaggtatgtagatgcatctaatcactcgttgctagatgaactcctagatgatcttggtgaaacgagtaggaattttttttttgttttctacaacgttccccaacagaaagttcAAGAAGCATGGACTCCGTAACGAAGAAGGCTTGCGCATCTTGTTTGAGGATATCAGTGTTGATGTCACTGACCATTGGAACCCCGCATCTGGTCTGCCTCCCCCCTCTAGTTCGGCATTGAAAACAGCCTTGAATGTTGACGAAATCACCGATCTTGATTTGGAGGATGATAGTGAAGAGCAACCTTCTCCGACAGTAGCTAGTTCATCTAAAGTGAGGCTTGGGGTCACGGTTCCAGAGAAGAACAAGAAACCGAAGACTGCACAAGTGATGCAAGAGGAGATTAGAAAGATTAGTTCTATTGCCCAAGCTTCACACACATCGTTTCAGTCTTTTCTACAGAAAGATGAGACCATTTCTGTAGCCTCTACCATGGATTTAGTTCGTGCTTGTGGTGCAACAGACGGCACTGATGAGCATTTCATTGCTACTGAGCTCTTTCTGAAGAGAGAGCAAAGAGAGATGTTCTTGCACATGACATCCGACTCTCGAAAGGGTTGGTTGCGTAGGAGGTTTGACCTCAAGTATGGGAACTAGTTCGGGATAATATTTATGCCTATGTTGGCGAACCTATTATGCCTATGTTGGCGAACCTATTATTATCTTGTGCTATCGGTACAATATTTATGCCTATGTTGGCGAACCTATTATTATCTTGTGCTCGGAACAATATTTATGCTTATGTTGGTGAACCTATTATTATCTTGTCGGTGAACATATTTATTCTTATGTTGGTGAACATATTGTTTTGCTTGATGCTAACTATTGTTTGATATGGCAGATGTCATCGGATAGTGATATTGAGGATGACAATAGTTATGAAACAATGAGGAATTTGGTTATGCATCAACAACATAATATGAACATGCTTTGTTCGGGTGCAGCAGTCATATTTGGCAAGTATTGTGAAAGTTGGGTGATGAAGGCCGAGCCTCGGAAATCTATTTTGAGTGGATTTGGATGGCTTCAAGAGACTATTGCCACACCGGGAGAGACCTACACAATGTTGAGAATGACGGCAAGTGTGTTCTTTGATCTTCATGACTTGTTGGTACGTAACTATGGTctaaaagaaacaagctttgttagCACTTATGAGTCTCTTGCTATGTTCTTGTGGACATTGGGAGGTTGTGAATCAAATAGAAGAACTCAAAATCGCTTCAAACATTCAGCGGATACTATCCATCGTAAATTCCATGAGGTTCTACAATGTGTAGTGAACCTGGCATCTCACTACCTTAAGCCACAAGACCCAAACTTCCACATTGTGCATGATCTAATTAAAAAGGATAGGGGGGCTTATCCTCATCTCAAAGATTGCATTGGTGCAATTGATGGGACTCATATAAGAGCTTCTATTCCCGATGGGCCACCAAAAGTTAGGTACATTGGGAGGACGGGCATGACAACTCAGAATGTGATGGCGGTATGTGACTTCGATATGCACTTTACTTATGCTTCAATTGGGCAACCTGGTTCTATGCATGATACAAATGTATTATACCATGCAATTGAGAAGGACAGGCCCTCCTTCCCCCATCCTCCAAAGGGTGAGCATTTCTTTTCGTTACAAGTTTACACATGATGTACTCTATCCTCCAACTAACATGTATGTGTGTTGTCAATTTAGGCAAGTATTACCTTGTAGATGCCGGGTATCCTAATAGAGATGGATATCTAGCACCATACAAAGGAGAACGGTATCATGTCCCTGACTTCCAAAGAGGTGCACCTCCAAATACTCCTAAGGAGAAGTTCAACATGATTCACTCTTCCAAACGCAATTGCATAGAGAGAACCTTTGGAGTGTGGAAAATGAAATGGCAAATTCTCCTCAAGATGCCAAACTACTCGTTCCAAACACAGATGAAGATTGTTGCAGCTACTATGACATTGCACAACTATGTTCGCCTCCATGACAAAGACGATCTCCACTTTATTCGATGTGAAAGAGATCCGGATTATGTGCCAACAATTCCGGATAGATATAAGAAGTATGTTATTCCTCCGATGTTATTCCTCCGAGTGCATCGGATGCTTCAACTTCAGAGGCAAGTGCTCCTGACATGGATAGGTTTAGGAATGAACTAGCCACGGCCGTTGCTCTTGGTTGGTGAAGTCATGCTTCTGGTCCATACTATTTGTTCCCTTTTTGATTTGCAAACATATGCAAATTTGATGCAGCTTTTGTGGTACTGCATATGTCAAACCTTGTGGTTCTTCATCTTAACTTGAGGGAATTCAAaactctacatgttcagtacattGTTTGCATTTGTGCTAGCTAAAACTGCTCTCTGTACAGCCAAAACTGCTCTCTGTACAGCCAAAACTGCTCTCTGTACATCA is a genomic window containing:
- the LOC123172323 gene encoding uncharacterized protein — translated: MSSDSDIEDDNSYETMRNLVMHQQHNMNMLCSGAAVIFGKYCESWVMKAEPRKSILSGFGWLQETIATPGETYTMLRMTASVFFDLHDLLVRNYGLKETSFVSTYESLAMFLWTLGGCESNRRTQNRFKHSADTIHRKFHEVLQCVVNLASHYLKPQDPNFHIVHDLIKKDRGAYPHLKDCIGAIDGTHIRASIPDGPPKVRYIGRTGMTTQNVMAVCDFDMHFTYASIGQPGSMHDTNVLYHAIEKDRPSFPHPPKGKYYLVDAGYPNRDGYLAPYKGERYHVPDFQRGAPPNTPKEKFNMIHSSKRNCIERTFGVWKMKWQILLKMPNYSFQTQMKIVAATMTLHNYVRLHDKDDLHFIRCERDPDYVPTIPDRYKKYVIPPMLFLRVHRMLQLQRQVLLTWIGLGMN